A region of Centropristis striata isolate RG_2023a ecotype Rhode Island chromosome 17, C.striata_1.0, whole genome shotgun sequence DNA encodes the following proteins:
- the LOC131989347 gene encoding low affinity immunoglobulin gamma Fc region receptor II-like: protein MKLQLYFSLTISQQRDSMEVTALCFRLPLKIHNYFTFIFASDIICLDIHKPDICRDVCFIFYVPDADFRIVPDKLQVFEHESVSFHCEGLDGSAQLRGIRNTVQFISACDQRTPVLSCRIPRAFHGDAGEYWCETEGGERSSSVNIAVTAGSVILESPVLPVKEGNDVTLSCSKKATSSDLPADFYKDGLLIISSSTGEFTIWGVSKSDEGLYKCSISDGGESAESWLAVRALHRETCPSWDHSIYLLLLLRTVFTIVMVALLLLLVGLLHCGKLTVTQKCTHANR from the exons ATGAAACTTCAGCTCTATTTCAGTCTGACTATCAGTCAGCAGCGAGACAGCATGGAGGTCACAGCTCTCTGCTTCAGACTGC CACTGAAGATacacaattattttacatttatttttgcctCAGATATTATTTGTCTTGATATTCATAAACCAGATATTTGCAGAGATGTATGTTTCATTTTCTATGTTCCAGATGCAGATTTCCGTATTGTTCCAGACAAACTGCAGGTCTTTGAACATGAGTCCGTCTCTTTTCACTGTGAGGGTCTTGATGGCTCTGCTCAGTTGAGAGGAATCAGAAATACTGTGCAGTTTATTTCAGCATGTGATCAGAGAACACCGGTACTATCCTGCAGGATCCCAAGAGCCTTTCATGGAGACGCTGGAGAGTACTGGTGTGAGactgaaggaggagagaggagcagcagcgtCAACATCGCTGTCACTG CAGGTTCTGTGATCCTGGAGAGTCCTGTCCTGCCTGTGAAAGAAGGAAACGATGTGACTCTTAGCTGCAGCAAGAAGGCGACTTCGTCTGACCTCCCAGCTGATTTCTACAAAGATGGCCTCCTCATCATCAGCAGCTCTACAGGAGAGTTCACCATCTGGGGTGTTTCTAAATCTGATGAAGGACTCTACAAGTGCAGCATCTCTGATGGTGGAGAGTCAGCAGAGAGCTGGCTGGCTGTCAGAG CTCTTCACAGAGAGACTTGTCCCTCCTGGGATCACTCCatttatctcctcctcctcttgagGACGGTGTTCACCATAGTGATggtggctctgctgctgctgctggtgggacTGCTTCACTGTGGGAAACTCACAGTTACACAGAAATGTACTCATGCAAACAGGTGA
- the LOC131989348 gene encoding macrophage mannose receptor 1-like, with protein MYGDGLWYDRRCTENHRAVCCDVRGQDVTFVLTDFKMNWTEAQSYCRENHTDLASVRNQAENQKVYELVPGRYTYVWIGLFRDSWKWSDGSSSSFRHWLPGQPDNSKGTEACAAADFSSSGRWVDLNCNSRRPFICSGPDVPTSSKQVFRLRLSSSVDPNNPAVMEAMLKQFKQKLKAQGVNDDVTLSFRKQPV; from the exons ATGTATGGTGATGGACTATGGTACGATCGCAGATGCACAGAAAACCATCGGGCGGTGTGCTGTGATGTGAGAG GGCAGGATGTGACTTTTGTCCTCACTGACTTTAAAATGAACTGGACTgaggcccagagctactgcagagaaaaccacacagacctggccagtgtgaggaACCAGGCAGAGAACCAGAAGGTCTATGAGCTGGTTCCAGGAAGATATACCTATgtctggatcggccttttcagagactcctggaagtggtccGATGGAAGCAGCTCCTCGTTCAGACACTGGTTACCAGGGCAACCTGATAACAGCAAGGGGACGGAGgcttgtgcagcagcagatttcagCTCCTCTGGAAGATGGGTGGACCTCAACTGTAACAGCAGGAGACCATTCATCTGCTCCGGTCCAG ACGTCCCAACAAGTTCAAAGCAAGTGTTCAGACTGAGGCTGAGCAGCTCTGTGGACCCCAACAACCCTGCTGTGATGGAGGCAATGCTGAAGCAG TtcaaacagaagctgaaggCCCAGGGGGTGAATGACGACGTCACACTGAGCTTtaggaagcag CCAGTATAA